A single window of Providencia alcalifaciens DNA harbors:
- the hscB gene encoding co-chaperone HscB has product MDYFTLFGLTPNYAIDSEQLTHRFQELQRQYHPDRFATCSEQEKMQALQHAATINAAYQSLRHPLKRAEYMLLLHGFDINNEQHTMHDTAFLMEQLELREELDNIENSPQALERVSAFMKNVKQMQQTRSALMVSELDAMQWEKAADTVRKLRFLDKLQQQAEQLEERLLDDF; this is encoded by the coding sequence ATGGATTACTTTACTCTTTTTGGGCTAACCCCTAATTACGCGATTGACAGTGAGCAACTCACACATCGCTTTCAAGAATTACAGCGACAATATCATCCCGATCGCTTTGCAACCTGTTCAGAACAGGAAAAAATGCAAGCACTCCAACATGCTGCGACTATCAATGCGGCATATCAATCCCTTCGTCATCCGCTGAAACGCGCGGAATATATGCTGTTACTACATGGTTTTGATATAAATAACGAACAACATACCATGCATGATACCGCATTCCTGATGGAGCAACTCGAATTACGCGAAGAGTTAGATAACATCGAAAACAGCCCGCAAGCCCTTGAACGGGTGTCTGCCTTTATGAAAAATGTCAAACAAATGCAGCAGACGCGCAGCGCCTTGATGGTTTCAGAACTCGATGCGATGCAGTGGGAAAAAGCCGCTGATACCGTCCGAAAATTGCGTTTTCTCGATAAGTTACAGCAACAAGCTGAGCAACTCGAAGAACGGTTACTAGACGACTTTTAA
- the pepB gene encoding aminopeptidase PepB encodes MTKQIMPVMITCEPAAPCWGEGALLSSNDKGMTIHLKHPGKLCAVQSAGRKLDSQGIRNVSLTGEGWDLEKSWAFWQGFRAPKGARTIEWPALQEADRKELEQRINTIDWVRDIINAPAEELGPEQLAQRSIDLLCKVGAQDISYRIVKGDDLLEQGYAGIHTVGRGSSRPPVLLALDYNPGKDEKAPVFACLVGKGITFDSGGYSIKPSASMNSMKSDMGGAATLVGSLALAITRGLTKRVKLFLCIADNMVSANAFKLGDIIRYRNGKSVEIMNTDAEGRLVLADGLIDACKEKPTLLIDAATLTGAAKTAVGNDYHSVLSFDDKLVAELMSASDEEFELFWRLPLAEFHRQQLPSGFADLNNIAAPSHTAGASTAAAFLSHFVENYRQNWVHIDCSATYRKSPVSLWAEGATGIGVRTLANLLLKKSK; translated from the coding sequence ATGACCAAACAAATTATGCCAGTCATGATTACATGCGAACCTGCAGCACCATGCTGGGGTGAAGGCGCTCTATTAAGTTCAAACGATAAAGGCATGACTATCCACCTTAAGCATCCGGGTAAACTGTGTGCCGTACAAAGTGCGGGTCGTAAGTTAGATAGCCAAGGCATTCGCAATGTTTCATTAACGGGTGAAGGTTGGGATTTAGAAAAAAGTTGGGCATTTTGGCAAGGTTTTCGTGCACCAAAAGGGGCGAGAACCATTGAATGGCCAGCTCTGCAAGAAGCAGATCGTAAAGAATTAGAGCAACGTATCAATACCATTGATTGGGTTCGCGATATTATCAATGCGCCAGCGGAAGAATTAGGCCCTGAGCAACTGGCTCAGCGTTCAATCGATTTACTGTGCAAAGTGGGCGCTCAAGATATCAGTTACCGCATTGTCAAAGGCGATGACTTATTAGAACAAGGTTATGCAGGTATTCATACTGTGGGTCGTGGGTCTAGCCGCCCTCCAGTATTGCTAGCATTGGATTACAACCCAGGTAAAGATGAGAAAGCGCCGGTATTTGCCTGTTTAGTGGGTAAAGGTATTACCTTCGATTCAGGGGGCTATAGCATCAAACCATCCGCCTCAATGAATTCAATGAAATCTGATATGGGCGGTGCAGCAACGTTAGTGGGTTCTTTAGCACTCGCAATTACTCGTGGTTTAACCAAGCGCGTAAAACTATTCCTGTGCATCGCAGACAACATGGTTAGCGCTAATGCCTTTAAATTAGGGGATATTATCCGCTATCGTAATGGCAAATCCGTTGAAATCATGAACACGGACGCAGAAGGGCGTTTAGTTTTAGCGGATGGTTTAATCGATGCATGCAAAGAGAAACCAACGTTATTAATCGATGCGGCAACCTTAACAGGGGCTGCGAAAACAGCTGTGGGTAATGACTACCACTCCGTACTAAGCTTCGATGACAAATTAGTGGCAGAATTAATGTCAGCCTCAGATGAAGAGTTCGAATTATTCTGGCGCTTACCATTAGCTGAATTCCACCGCCAACAACTGCCTTCTGGCTTTGCTGATCTGAACAACATTGCAGCGCCTTCGCATACTGCGGGTGCAAGCACAGCGGCGGCTTTCTTATCTCACTTTGTTGAAAATTATCGTCAAAACTGGGTACATATCGATTGTTCAGCAACTTACCGTAAATCGCCAGTGAGTTTATGGGCTGAAGGGGCAACTGGTATTGGTGTGAGAACATTAGCCAACTTACTTCTCAAAAAATCAAAATAA
- the iscX gene encoding Fe-S cluster assembly protein IscX, giving the protein MSLKWTNSREIGEALYDAYPDTDPKTVRFTDMHQWICDLEDFEDDPQKSNEKILEAILLVWLDEYE; this is encoded by the coding sequence ATGAGCCTAAAGTGGACAAACAGTCGTGAAATCGGTGAGGCACTCTATGATGCTTACCCGGATACAGATCCAAAAACCGTGCGTTTCACGGACATGCATCAATGGATCTGCGACTTAGAAGATTTTGAGGATGACCCGCAAAAATCTAACGAGAAAATCCTCGAAGCTATTCTGTTAGTCTGGCTGGACGAGTACGAATAA
- the hscA gene encoding Fe-S protein assembly chaperone HscA: MSLLQISEPGMTAAPHQRKLAAGIDLGTTHSLIATVRSGEAAALPDAQGRYLLPSVVNYQADNRIVGWEAKQLSEQDPVNTVISVKRMMGRSLADIQKRYPDLPYQLTASENGLPFIQTAAGQVDPIQVSADILKTLAKRAEQTLGGEMDGVVITVPAYFDDAQRQGTKDAARLAGLHVLRLLNEPTAAAIAYGLDSGQEGVIAVYDLGGGTFDVSILRLSRGVFEVLATGGDTALGGDDFDHVLAQWIAQEAGLSIQGDHRLTRQLLNIATETKIALSDADSATITLPKTATGSNWQGTVSRETFESLIETHIKRTLMACRRALKDAGVENDDVLNVVMVGGSTRVPLVREKVGEFFGRTPLTSIDPDKVVAIGAAIQADILVGNKPDSDMLLLDVIPLSLGLETMGGLVEKVIPRNTTIPVARAQEFTTFKDGQTAMSVHVVQGEREMVSDCRSLARFTLRDIPPMAAGGAHIRVTFQVDADGLLSVSAMEKSTGVAASIQVKPSYGLTDTEISTMIKDSMTNAQDDLNARRLAEQKVEAARVLESLTSALEQDAHLLTPTEETEIDNAVNELIQAVEGTDPTVIENAIKQLDKKSQEFAARRMDASIRQALSGHSVDEI, encoded by the coding sequence ATGTCTTTATTACAAATTAGCGAACCCGGAATGACCGCCGCGCCGCACCAACGTAAGTTGGCGGCAGGGATCGATCTTGGTACAACACACTCTTTGATTGCCACAGTTCGTAGCGGTGAAGCGGCGGCATTACCCGATGCACAAGGGCGCTATTTGCTTCCTTCTGTAGTCAATTATCAAGCAGATAACCGCATTGTGGGTTGGGAAGCGAAACAGTTATCTGAACAAGATCCTGTCAACACTGTGATTTCAGTGAAACGCATGATGGGGCGCTCATTAGCCGATATTCAAAAACGTTACCCGGATTTACCTTATCAGCTAACGGCTAGCGAAAATGGTTTGCCATTTATTCAAACGGCTGCAGGGCAAGTGGATCCTATTCAAGTTTCTGCGGATATTTTAAAAACGTTGGCAAAGCGAGCAGAGCAAACTCTTGGCGGTGAAATGGATGGCGTGGTGATCACGGTTCCAGCTTATTTCGATGATGCCCAGCGTCAAGGCACCAAAGATGCCGCTCGTTTGGCGGGCTTGCATGTTTTACGTTTACTGAATGAACCTACTGCTGCCGCGATTGCTTATGGCTTAGATTCTGGTCAAGAAGGGGTGATCGCCGTTTATGATTTAGGTGGCGGTACATTTGACGTGTCGATTTTACGCCTGAGCCGCGGTGTCTTTGAAGTGTTGGCAACAGGTGGTGACACTGCGTTGGGTGGAGATGATTTTGACCACGTATTAGCACAGTGGATTGCACAGGAAGCGGGTCTTTCCATTCAAGGTGATCACCGTTTAACGCGCCAATTATTGAACATTGCCACCGAAACAAAAATCGCATTAAGTGATGCTGATTCCGCAACAATTACTTTACCTAAGACTGCCACTGGGTCAAATTGGCAAGGTACAGTTAGCCGTGAAACCTTTGAATCACTGATTGAAACCCACATTAAACGCACATTAATGGCATGTCGTCGCGCATTAAAAGATGCTGGCGTAGAAAATGACGATGTCTTAAATGTGGTCATGGTTGGCGGCTCGACTCGCGTGCCATTAGTTCGTGAAAAAGTGGGTGAGTTTTTTGGTCGTACACCATTAACCTCCATCGACCCAGATAAAGTTGTTGCTATTGGAGCTGCAATTCAAGCCGATATTTTAGTGGGGAATAAGCCGGATAGCGACATGCTGCTATTGGATGTGATCCCGCTGTCATTAGGTTTGGAAACCATGGGTGGTTTAGTGGAAAAAGTGATCCCACGAAATACCACTATCCCTGTCGCCCGTGCGCAAGAGTTCACAACATTTAAAGATGGGCAAACCGCCATGAGCGTTCACGTTGTACAAGGTGAGCGTGAAATGGTTTCGGATTGTCGTTCATTAGCCCGCTTTACACTGCGTGACATTCCACCAATGGCGGCAGGTGGCGCACATATTCGAGTCACATTCCAAGTGGATGCGGATGGTTTACTCAGCGTGAGTGCCATGGAAAAATCCACAGGTGTTGCCGCATCGATTCAAGTTAAGCCATCCTACGGTTTAACTGACACCGAAATTTCAACCATGATTAAAGATTCAATGACTAACGCGCAAGATGATTTAAATGCGCGCCGCCTAGCGGAGCAAAAAGTTGAAGCAGCAAGAGTGCTTGAAAGTTTAACGAGCGCATTAGAGCAAGATGCACATTTACTGACTCCAACCGAAGAGACAGAAATTGATAATGCGGTCAATGAGTTAATCCAAGCAGTAGAAGGTACAGACCCTACTGTTATTGAAAATGCAATTAAACAACTGGATAAGAAATCCCAAGAATTTGCCGCTCGCCGAATGGATGCATCTATTCGTCAGGCGCTGTCAGGCCATTCTGTGGATGAGATATAA
- the fdx gene encoding ISC system 2Fe-2S type ferredoxin, with amino-acid sequence MPKIVFLPHSTLCPEGAVVEAQEGESILDVALRNGIEIDHACEKSCACTTCHCIVREGFDSLEESSELEDDMLDKAWGLEPESRLSCQAVVTDEDLVVELPRYTINHARE; translated from the coding sequence ATGCCTAAAATCGTTTTTTTACCTCATAGTACGTTATGTCCAGAAGGTGCTGTAGTCGAAGCACAAGAGGGCGAATCTATTTTAGACGTAGCACTGCGCAATGGAATTGAAATCGACCATGCCTGCGAAAAATCCTGTGCATGTACGACTTGTCACTGCATCGTTCGCGAAGGCTTTGACTCTCTAGAAGAAAGCAGCGAGCTTGAAGATGACATGCTAGATAAAGCATGGGGCCTAGAACCTGAAAGCCGCTTAAGTTGTCAAGCAGTAGTGACCGATGAGGATCTCGTGGTTGAGCTCCCTCGATACACTATTAACCACGCTAGAGAGTGA
- the iscU gene encoding Fe-S cluster assembly scaffold IscU produces the protein MAYSEKVIDHYENPRNVGSFDNNDPSVGSGMVGAPACGDVMKLQIKVNDDGIIEDARFKTYGCGSAIASSSLVTEWMKGKSLDEAESIKNTAIAEELELPPVKIHCSILAEDAIKAAIADYKSKRQGK, from the coding sequence ATGGCTTACAGCGAAAAAGTTATCGATCATTATGAAAATCCACGTAACGTCGGTTCATTTGATAACAATGATCCAAGCGTGGGTAGCGGCATGGTAGGTGCACCTGCTTGTGGTGACGTTATGAAGTTACAAATTAAGGTAAATGATGACGGTATCATTGAAGATGCACGTTTTAAAACCTATGGTTGTGGCTCAGCAATTGCATCAAGTTCACTAGTTACTGAGTGGATGAAAGGCAAAAGCTTAGACGAAGCTGAATCAATCAAAAATACAGCGATCGCGGAAGAGTTAGAATTACCACCAGTGAAAATTCACTGCTCAATTCTGGCTGAAGATGCAATCAAAGCTGCTATTGCTGATTACAAAAGCAAACGCCAAGGCAAATAA
- a CDS encoding alpha-2-macroglobulin family protein, translated as MKQQSSWTSLAGLKTKKRYVALALASVMALAGCDNTDDTTKKESNVSTSTAETSTKTAPVAEQKQAAPKLSNEELVKKYAGKDLEILDASELQLDGASAMVVTFSVPLQPNQNFGQYLNLVDVKSGKLDGDWELSDNQMELRFRHLPPSKELNLSVNPGVKAVNERTINNSFEKKFQTAQIIPTVGFASKGSLLPSKVAQGLPVIALNVDKIDVNFFRVDEKQLPQFLAMWQYRSNYEYWYSDEFLDKVELAYTGRFDLNPDKNTRQSILLPLKDIKELQQDGVYLAIMQKAGSYSYQFPATVFTLSDIGVSLHSYHDRVDIFTQSLAKGSAIKGVELRILDEKGQLVTKGTTDGDGHAQLDKLAGGKLLLATHEGQTSMIDLTQPALDLSEFDISGPSGYAKQFFVFGPRDLYRPGELLLVNGLLRDGDGQPVKSQPVKVDVLKTDGQVYKSFVWQGDEKQDGLYQYQLEIPKNAETGGWSLRFDLGDGSPQRYYKFNVEDFMPERMALDITGSEKPVLSSQPVDFDIKGRYLYGAPAADNQLQGQVLLKANREAVAKLPGFEFGATNEEGLPRKLDEFDLTLDGSGETVISLPQSNWESTRSPITAVLQASLLEAGGRPVTRRAEQAIWPAKKLVGIRPLFEKKEIYDYRTDRYAKRYNVDENSLAEFEIVMSDMAGHKLAAENLTARLVYERRDYYWSWSESGGWVSNYDQKDLVVANENISIAKDGTAKISFPVDWGSFRLEITNPENELVSSIQFWAGFSWQDNTGGSGSVRPDQVKLSLNKPAYLPGEKAKVRIEAPKAGKGYILLESSSAPLWWQEIDVPAGGLDVEVPVNKEWARHDLYISAVVVRPGDDSKEATVKRAVGVLHLPLADENRKIALALNAPTKMRPNEDLKVKIKATSQDGKPLPEKVNVLLSAVDTGVLNITDFKTPDPYDAFFGRKRYSVDQYDVYGHLIEGQGKLANLRFGGDGEDAALERGGMKPLTEVQIIAEQAQPVILDKNGEGEITLAIPDFNGELRLMAQAWNQKDFGHADSKVVVAAPLVTQMSMPRFMASGDKSYFALDLTNMTDNTQNVTVTFKASGMVKLDGAPTRDIELTKGKRTTVTLPVSADYGFGEGELSMTINGVKVEGEAEKEYKNSWKVGVRPAQPAETVAFATAIEPGEIWSLPTNDFAYLQQDTLEGQVLLTSRPPLQIARYIRELFAYPYGCLEQTVSGLYPSLFSTQAELQKLGINSQTDADRHKAIELGIPHLLSMQRDDGSFSLWDKMGREEYWLTAYATDFLNKANQRGFSVPQSALNNANARLLSYLQDGSQVSYPYTDQPDASRFAIQAYAGLVLATQQKAPLGALRQIYGQANNATSGLALVQLGVALNLMGDKARGENAIIDGMKKQSARYSSIGDYGSAIRDDAMIVALLNEYNLMPKSRDQKLQTLSNNLTSQKYFSTQESNALYLAGRFYANETETPWKALVNGQEPPLVSEKPVSEFLTKQQLVNGYSVENSGTSTLYTRLNVVGYPMRSPKPYSNVLDIKRSYYDMKGNRISIDRLRSGEMVVVKLEVNANQTVPDALVVDLLPAGLELENQNLANSSANLSESAPNLQEMIDDMQQSQIRHMEYRDDRFVAAVEVQQYRPTTLVYLARAVTPGVYNKPVPQVESMYVPEWRATGYSDGQLEVVR; from the coding sequence ATGAAACAACAATCAAGTTGGACTTCATTGGCGGGTCTAAAAACGAAAAAGCGTTATGTAGCATTAGCCTTAGCGTCCGTTATGGCATTAGCGGGCTGCGATAATACTGACGATACCACGAAAAAAGAGAGTAATGTCTCCACCTCAACGGCAGAAACAAGTACCAAAACAGCGCCTGTTGCAGAACAAAAACAGGCAGCGCCTAAGCTTTCCAATGAAGAGTTAGTGAAGAAATATGCCGGGAAAGATCTGGAAATTTTGGATGCCTCGGAATTGCAGCTAGATGGTGCGAGCGCCATGGTCGTGACATTCTCGGTGCCTTTACAACCAAATCAAAATTTTGGTCAGTATTTGAATCTGGTGGATGTAAAATCAGGCAAGCTGGATGGAGATTGGGAACTATCTGATAACCAGATGGAATTACGTTTCCGCCATCTACCGCCATCAAAAGAATTAAATCTTTCGGTTAATCCGGGAGTGAAAGCGGTCAACGAACGCACCATCAACAACAGCTTTGAGAAGAAATTCCAAACGGCGCAAATTATTCCAACCGTTGGGTTCGCAAGTAAAGGCTCTTTACTACCAAGCAAAGTTGCCCAAGGCTTGCCAGTTATCGCGCTGAACGTGGATAAAATCGACGTGAATTTCTTCCGTGTCGATGAAAAACAATTACCGCAATTCCTTGCGATGTGGCAATACCGCAGTAATTATGAATATTGGTATTCCGATGAATTCCTCGACAAAGTCGAATTAGCCTACACGGGGCGTTTCGATTTAAACCCAGATAAAAACACCCGCCAATCCATTCTGTTGCCATTAAAAGATATCAAAGAGCTGCAACAAGATGGTGTTTATTTAGCGATCATGCAAAAAGCGGGTAGCTACAGTTATCAATTCCCTGCGACTGTCTTTACGCTCAGTGATATCGGCGTGTCATTACATAGCTACCATGACCGTGTGGATATTTTCACCCAATCATTAGCCAAAGGTTCGGCGATTAAAGGCGTCGAGCTGCGTATTTTGGATGAGAAAGGCCAATTAGTCACCAAAGGCACCACGGATGGTGACGGTCATGCCCAGTTAGACAAACTGGCTGGCGGCAAATTATTACTGGCGACCCACGAAGGGCAAACCAGTATGATTGACTTGACTCAACCCGCATTAGACCTGTCTGAGTTTGATATCTCAGGCCCTTCAGGCTATGCAAAGCAGTTCTTTGTATTCGGCCCTCGTGATTTATATCGTCCGGGTGAATTACTGCTAGTGAATGGTTTACTACGTGATGGCGATGGTCAGCCTGTGAAATCTCAGCCAGTCAAAGTGGATGTCTTAAAGACGGATGGTCAGGTCTACAAGAGCTTTGTATGGCAAGGTGATGAAAAACAAGATGGTCTGTACCAGTACCAGCTAGAGATCCCGAAAAATGCCGAAACAGGTGGCTGGTCACTGCGTTTTGATTTAGGTGATGGTTCACCACAACGTTATTACAAATTCAATGTTGAAGATTTTATGCCAGAGCGCATGGCGCTGGATATTACAGGCAGTGAGAAGCCGGTATTAAGTTCGCAGCCAGTTGACTTTGATATTAAAGGCCGTTACCTCTACGGCGCTCCAGCAGCGGATAACCAGTTGCAAGGGCAAGTGTTGCTGAAAGCTAATCGTGAGGCGGTTGCGAAATTGCCGGGCTTTGAATTCGGCGCGACTAATGAAGAAGGTTTACCACGTAAACTGGATGAGTTTGACTTAACCTTAGATGGTAGCGGCGAAACTGTGATTTCCTTGCCGCAAAGCAACTGGGAATCAACGCGCTCCCCGATTACGGCAGTTCTGCAAGCTAGCCTATTAGAGGCAGGTGGTCGCCCAGTGACTCGCCGTGCTGAGCAAGCGATTTGGCCAGCGAAAAAATTGGTGGGTATTCGTCCTCTCTTTGAGAAAAAAGAGATCTACGATTACCGTACAGACCGCTACGCGAAGCGTTATAACGTCGATGAAAATTCATTAGCTGAGTTTGAGATTGTCATGTCAGATATGGCAGGGCATAAACTGGCAGCGGAAAACCTGACTGCGCGTTTAGTGTATGAGCGTCGCGATTACTACTGGAGCTGGTCAGAAAGTGGCGGTTGGGTTTCTAACTACGATCAGAAAGATTTAGTCGTAGCGAATGAGAATATTTCTATCGCGAAAGATGGCACCGCGAAGATCTCGTTCCCAGTAGATTGGGGTTCATTCCGTTTAGAAATTACCAACCCTGAAAATGAGCTAGTCAGCAGCATTCAGTTCTGGGCAGGATTCTCTTGGCAAGATAATACCGGAGGCAGCGGTTCCGTTCGCCCTGACCAAGTGAAATTAAGCTTGAACAAGCCAGCATACTTACCGGGTGAAAAAGCCAAAGTCCGCATCGAAGCACCAAAAGCAGGTAAAGGTTACATTCTGCTTGAATCTAGCAGTGCGCCATTATGGTGGCAGGAAATTGATGTCCCAGCGGGTGGGTTAGATGTGGAAGTGCCGGTGAATAAAGAGTGGGCGCGCCATGATTTATATATCTCTGCGGTAGTTGTTCGTCCGGGGGATGACTCTAAAGAAGCGACCGTCAAACGTGCCGTTGGGGTATTACATCTGCCGCTAGCCGATGAAAATCGTAAGATTGCATTGGCGCTGAACGCACCGACAAAAATGCGTCCAAATGAAGATCTGAAAGTGAAGATCAAAGCCACTTCTCAAGATGGCAAACCATTGCCTGAAAAAGTGAACGTGTTGCTGTCTGCGGTCGATACGGGCGTCCTGAATATCACCGATTTCAAAACACCAGATCCATACGATGCTTTCTTTGGTCGTAAGCGCTACAGTGTTGACCAATATGATGTGTATGGCCACTTAATTGAAGGTCAAGGCAAGTTAGCCAACCTGCGCTTTGGTGGTGATGGTGAAGATGCAGCGCTGGAACGTGGTGGTATGAAGCCTCTAACAGAGGTGCAAATCATTGCGGAACAAGCGCAACCTGTCATCTTAGACAAAAATGGCGAAGGTGAAATTACGCTAGCAATCCCTGATTTTAACGGGGAATTACGCTTAATGGCGCAAGCATGGAACCAAAAAGATTTTGGTCATGCGGACAGTAAAGTCGTTGTAGCGGCACCATTAGTGACGCAAATGTCGATGCCTCGCTTTATGGCGAGTGGCGACAAGTCTTACTTCGCGTTAGATCTTACCAATATGACCGACAACACCCAGAATGTGACAGTCACATTCAAAGCGTCAGGCATGGTGAAATTAGACGGCGCACCAACCCGTGATATCGAACTGACCAAAGGAAAACGTACTACAGTGACGTTGCCAGTCAGTGCCGATTATGGTTTTGGTGAAGGCGAACTCTCAATGACCATCAACGGCGTGAAAGTCGAAGGGGAAGCGGAGAAAGAGTACAAAAATAGTTGGAAAGTGGGCGTGCGACCAGCACAACCGGCAGAAACCGTGGCATTTGCTACCGCGATTGAGCCGGGTGAAATTTGGTCATTACCAACCAATGATTTTGCTTATTTACAGCAAGATACGCTGGAAGGGCAAGTGCTATTAACGAGCCGCCCACCGTTGCAAATTGCGCGCTATATTCGTGAGCTGTTTGCGTATCCATACGGCTGTTTAGAACAAACGGTGAGCGGGCTGTATCCGTCACTGTTCTCTACACAAGCTGAGCTGCAAAAACTGGGTATTAATTCACAAACTGACGCGGATCGCCATAAAGCGATTGAGTTAGGGATCCCACACTTACTGAGTATGCAGCGTGATGACGGTAGCTTCTCTCTATGGGATAAAATGGGTCGTGAAGAGTATTGGTTAACCGCGTATGCGACGGATTTCTTAAACAAAGCGAATCAGCGTGGTTTCTCCGTACCGCAAAGTGCATTGAATAACGCTAACGCACGCCTGTTAAGTTACCTGCAAGATGGTAGCCAAGTGAGTTATCCGTACACGGATCAGCCTGACGCATCCCGTTTTGCGATCCAAGCCTATGCGGGCTTAGTGTTAGCGACTCAGCAAAAAGCACCGTTAGGGGCACTGCGTCAAATCTATGGTCAAGCCAACAATGCGACTAGCGGTTTAGCGTTAGTTCAACTGGGTGTGGCATTAAACCTGATGGGTGATAAAGCGCGTGGTGAAAATGCCATTATTGATGGTATGAAGAAACAGAGCGCACGTTACAGCAGCATTGGTGATTACGGTTCAGCAATCCGTGATGATGCGATGATCGTGGCATTGCTGAATGAATATAACTTGATGCCAAAATCCCGTGACCAAAAACTGCAAACGCTGTCTAACAACCTGACTTCGCAGAAGTATTTCTCGACTCAAGAGAGCAATGCCCTGTACTTAGCGGGTCGTTTCTATGCCAATGAGACAGAAACACCATGGAAAGCACTAGTCAATGGTCAAGAGCCACCATTGGTTTCAGAGAAACCAGTGAGTGAGTTCTTAACTAAACAACAGCTAGTGAATGGTTATAGTGTTGAAAACAGCGGTACCAGCACACTGTATACTCGCTTGAATGTTGTCGGTTATCCGATGCGTTCACCGAAGCCATACTCAAATGTGCTGGATATCAAACGCAGTTACTACGATATGAAAGGCAACCGTATTTCAATCGATAGATTAAGAAGCGGCGAAATGGTGGTGGTGAAGTTGGAAGTGAATGCCAACCAAACTGTCCCTGATGCACTGGTGGTGGATTTATTACCTGCGGGCTTAGAGTTGGAAAACCAAAACTTAGCTAACAGTAGTGCTAACCTCAGCGAATCAGCACCAAATCTGCAAGAGATGATTGATGATATGCAGCAGTCGCAGATTCGTCATATGGAATACCGTGATGACCGTTTTGTGGCGGCAGTGGAAGTTCAGCAATATCGTCCAACCACACTGGTTTATTTAGCTCGCGCGGTAACGCCGGGTGTGTATAACAAACCAGTGCCACAAGTGGAATCCATGTATGTGCCAGAATGGCGTGCAACGGGTTACTCTGATGGTCAGTTGGAAGTGGTTCGTTAA
- the iscA gene encoding iron-sulfur cluster assembly protein IscA, translating into MSISLTESAAQRIQSFLNNRGKGEGLRLGVRTSGCSGMAYVLEFADVINEEDTVFEDKGVKVIVDGKSMVYLDGTELDFVKEGLNEGFKFNNPNVNSECGCGESFHV; encoded by the coding sequence ATGTCGATTTCTCTTACTGAAAGTGCAGCGCAACGAATTCAATCTTTTTTGAATAATCGTGGTAAAGGCGAAGGCTTGCGTTTGGGTGTAAGAACTTCAGGTTGCTCGGGAATGGCATACGTGCTTGAATTCGCTGATGTAATTAATGAAGAAGACACCGTTTTTGAAGACAAAGGTGTTAAGGTCATCGTCGATGGCAAAAGCATGGTTTATTTAGACGGCACTGAGCTGGATTTCGTAAAAGAAGGCTTAAACGAAGGGTTTAAATTTAATAACCCTAACGTTAACAGTGAATGCGGATGCGGTGAAAGTTTTCACGTATAA
- a CDS encoding enhanced serine sensitivity protein SseB C-terminal domain-containing protein: MTQQSQNLTTDSQSDVQFTELTVPEGSSLKLSVLEQEPEELTAALSEFFKQHKVIRRAFIVSVQEVEDEQFDDILMIALEFVPGAENIDEVIQEAGATACEYIDEDESIDFCIVNEDEKGLSHFITQHVAPFYQRRLGSFLRDSIPIKNI, translated from the coding sequence ATGACGCAACAATCCCAAAACCTAACAACAGACTCGCAATCCGATGTTCAGTTTACTGAACTCACGGTGCCAGAAGGCTCTTCATTAAAATTAAGCGTTCTCGAACAAGAACCTGAAGAATTGACAGCGGCGCTCAGTGAATTTTTTAAACAACATAAAGTCATACGACGCGCGTTTATTGTTTCGGTTCAAGAAGTGGAAGATGAACAATTTGATGATATTTTGATGATAGCGTTGGAATTTGTCCCAGGCGCAGAAAATATCGATGAAGTTATTCAAGAAGCTGGCGCAACCGCATGCGAATATATCGATGAGGATGAATCCATTGATTTTTGCATCGTTAATGAAGACGAAAAAGGCTTAAGTCACTTTATTACCCAGCACGTTGCGCCATTTTATCAACGCCGATTAGGCAGCTTCCTGCGCGACAGTATTCCCATCAAAAATATCTAA